The nucleotide window TCTTGGTGTCGCCTGAGTCTGAACTCGCCCCCACCGCCGCGCTGAATCCCACCGCTACGAAGAACGCCATAACTATTGCAGCCCTCATGGTTCGCCTCCCCTTGGCCTAATGGCATGTCAGTTGTTTTAATTGGCCGTCTGACCCGCGCGTCGGTCACGGCTTGCCCTCCCGCGACGCGCGGTCCTCACGAAGCATGGGCACGAAGCGCACGGGGATCAGTTCGGTCCGTTCGTACCCGTTTTGGGTGCGACGGTAGAGGGTCAGTTTCTGGAAGGAATCTCCGAGGGGAAGGATCAGACGTCCTCCAAGCGCCAGCTGGTCGAGGAGCGGCTGGGGAACGTGATCCGTGGCGGCCGTGACGATGATGGCGTCGAATGGCGCTTCTTCCGGCCAGCCTCGATAGCCGTCACCCGCTCGCACTGTGACGTTCACGTAGCCGAGTTCCGCCAGGCGCTGCGCCGCCTGCTTCGCCAGGGGCTCCACGAGCTCGATCGTGAAGACCCGTGAGGCGAGTTCGGCCAGCACGGCAGCCTGGTATCCAGAGCCGGTTCCGATCTCGAGCACCTTCTCCCGCCCCTGTAACGCGAGTGCTTCGGTCATGAACGCGACGACGGCGGGTTGCGAAATCGTCTGCCCGTGCCCGATCGGGAGGGGGCTGTCGGCGTAGGCGAACCGGGCATGCGAATCTGGAACGAAGCGATGCCGGGGGACATGGCGCATCGCGGCGATCACGCCGGGATCTCTGATACCGCGCGGGACGATCTGATCGGCAATCATATTATCCCGCTCGGTTTGGCGGGCGGGCTCCGTCATAAACACCTCATCCTGAGGTCTCGTGCAGCTGAGGAGCAAGAGCGCGAAGCCCGTCAGGGCGATTGTCAGGCACCGACATGCCATGATGCTGGCTCTCCAAGTCGGGCAGCCAGATCCCGTCTGGTGAGGCAGGTGACTGCCTCACCAGACGAGCCCGATCGGGAACTGTTCAAACGCGTGACGGGCGTCGGCGCGGCGGACTCGCGCTAACGGCCCTGGT belongs to Nitrospirota bacterium and includes:
- a CDS encoding protein-L-isoaspartate(D-aspartate) O-methyltransferase; translation: MTEPARQTERDNMIADQIVPRGIRDPGVIAAMRHVPRHRFVPDSHARFAYADSPLPIGHGQTISQPAVVAFMTEALALQGREKVLEIGTGSGYQAAVLAELASRVFTIELVEPLAKQAAQRLAELGYVNVTVRAGDGYRGWPEEAPFDAIIVTAATDHVPQPLLDQLALGGRLILPLGDSFQKLTLYRRTQNGYERTELIPVRFVPMLREDRASREGKP